A DNA window from Candidatus Binatia bacterium contains the following coding sequences:
- a CDS encoding class I tRNA ligase family protein produces the protein RALFWLDRQREHRVRMGTFGFFDRPYRTIDPSFEATIVNALADLAERQQIYKGLRSTLWCVHDETALAEAEIEYETRRSPSVFVRFSATPEQRLRILRAFGAPESGEKLSFLIWTTTPWTLPANVAIALRGDAVYGLYRVGGEAVIVAEALAERAFGERFAQATQIGRARGERLDNLAVRHPFADRDSVVVLADYVDLETGTGAVHTAPGHGADDFDTGMKYGFPILNPVDAAGRFTAEAGPYAGLQIFAANEKIVEDLAASGALWSVAEYEHSYPHCWRCHNPVIFRATAQWFLAMDQNLLRQRAIDATDAVDYVPEWGRARQRQMIETHPEWCLSRQRTWGTPIPSLVCIACNEAILDPRVARLAAKRFGEAGADAWWSDPVETYLPPGFVCPKCGGTRFEKEKNIVDIWFESGVTHLAVLGRDDLPWPADMVLEGGDQFRGWFRSSLITAAAIKGRAPYKRVMKNGWVNDEQGLPMSKSRGTGMDAIDAIERWGADVLRLWAASVEPIDDVRFGPNVVEQVGRVYRNLRNRMRFMLSNLYDLEMKAVVAREAMEPIDRLACGVADAFVASVKEAYDACQIHAVYLRVVEFESAISSLYFDALKDPLYSRAAGDPRRRSAQSALLYVLGRFLTAIAPVLSFTAEEAWQAIPAPLRNGADSVFDTSFDTARHRSGAFDADLRLWQLLRSLRARVAAVASPRDFEAELRLAVTPATYKRLHALGDNLREALVVSHLRLHQSERGEGEDGIVEFELSPAAGAKCARCWKYRELGTDSEHPAICADCAAVVRGLV, from the coding sequence ACGCGCGCTCTTTTGGCTCGATCGTCAGCGCGAGCATCGCGTGCGCATGGGCACGTTCGGGTTCTTCGATCGTCCGTACCGCACGATCGATCCGTCCTTCGAGGCGACGATCGTCAACGCGCTCGCCGATTTGGCCGAGCGGCAGCAGATCTATAAAGGACTGCGCTCGACCCTCTGGTGCGTCCACGACGAGACCGCGCTCGCCGAAGCCGAGATCGAATACGAGACGCGGCGCTCGCCGTCGGTCTTCGTCCGGTTTAGCGCCACGCCGGAGCAGCGCTTAAGAATCCTTCGCGCGTTCGGCGCGCCCGAGAGCGGGGAGAAACTCTCGTTTCTCATCTGGACGACGACGCCGTGGACGCTACCGGCAAACGTCGCGATCGCGCTGCGCGGCGACGCCGTCTACGGCCTCTACCGCGTCGGCGGCGAAGCCGTCATCGTCGCCGAGGCGCTCGCCGAGCGCGCGTTCGGCGAGCGCTTCGCGCAGGCGACGCAGATCGGCCGCGCGCGGGGAGAGCGGCTCGACAATCTGGCGGTCCGCCACCCGTTCGCGGATCGCGATTCGGTCGTCGTGCTCGCCGATTACGTCGATCTCGAGACGGGAACCGGAGCGGTGCATACGGCGCCCGGGCACGGCGCCGACGACTTCGACACCGGCATGAAGTACGGGTTCCCGATTCTCAACCCGGTGGATGCCGCCGGCCGCTTCACCGCCGAAGCCGGCCCGTACGCCGGCCTGCAGATATTCGCGGCGAACGAAAAGATCGTCGAGGACTTGGCGGCGAGCGGCGCGCTGTGGAGCGTCGCGGAGTACGAACACTCCTATCCGCACTGCTGGCGCTGCCACAATCCCGTGATCTTCCGCGCGACGGCCCAGTGGTTTCTCGCGATGGACCAAAATCTGTTGCGACAGCGCGCGATCGACGCGACCGACGCCGTCGATTACGTTCCGGAGTGGGGACGCGCGCGCCAGCGCCAGATGATCGAGACGCATCCGGAGTGGTGTCTCTCCCGTCAGCGCACGTGGGGAACCCCGATTCCATCGTTGGTCTGCATCGCGTGCAACGAAGCGATCCTCGATCCGCGAGTCGCGCGTCTGGCGGCAAAGCGCTTCGGCGAGGCCGGCGCCGACGCGTGGTGGAGCGATCCGGTCGAGACGTATCTACCCCCCGGCTTCGTCTGCCCCAAATGCGGCGGCACGCGCTTCGAAAAAGAGAAGAACATCGTGGATATCTGGTTCGAATCGGGCGTGACGCACCTGGCGGTGCTCGGTCGCGACGACCTGCCGTGGCCCGCCGATATGGTGCTCGAAGGCGGCGATCAGTTTCGCGGCTGGTTTCGCAGTTCGTTGATCACCGCGGCTGCAATCAAAGGCCGCGCTCCCTACAAGCGCGTGATGAAGAACGGCTGGGTGAACGACGAGCAGGGCCTGCCGATGTCGAAGTCGCGCGGCACCGGGATGGACGCGATCGATGCGATCGAGCGCTGGGGCGCCGACGTGCTCCGCCTGTGGGCCGCTTCGGTCGAGCCGATCGACGACGTGCGCTTCGGCCCCAACGTCGTCGAGCAGGTCGGGCGCGTCTATCGGAACCTGCGCAACCGCATGCGCTTCATGCTCTCGAACCTCTACGATCTCGAGATGAAGGCGGTCGTCGCGCGCGAGGCGATGGAGCCGATCGATAGGCTCGCGTGCGGCGTCGCGGATGCGTTCGTCGCGAGCGTGAAAGAGGCGTACGACGCCTGCCAGATTCACGCCGTCTATCTGCGCGTCGTCGAGTTCGAGAGCGCGATTTCGAGCCTCTACTTCGACGCGCTCAAGGATCCGCTCTACTCGCGAGCCGCCGGCGACCCGCGCCGGCGCAGCGCGCAGTCGGCGCTGCTCTACGTGCTCGGGCGCTTTCTCACCGCGATCGCGCCGGTGCTCTCGTTCACCGCGGAAGAGGCCTGGCAAGCGATCCCGGCGCCGCTGCGCAACGGCGCCGACTCCGTCTTCGACACGTCGTTCGACACGGCGCGCCATCGCAGCGGCGCCTTCGACGCGGACTTGCGCCTCTGGCAGCTGCTGCGCTCGCTGCGCGCCCGCGTCGCGGCGGTCGCGAGCCCTCGTGACTTCGAGGCCGAGCTTCGTCTCGCCGTTACGCCGGCTACCTACAAGCGTTTGCACGCGCTCGGCGATAATCTGCGCGAGGCGCTCGTCGTCTCGCACCTGCGCCTGCATCAGAGCGAGCGCGGCGAGGGTGAGGACGGCATCGTCGAATTCGAACTCTCGCCGGCGGCCGGAGCGAAGTGCGCGCGCTGCTGGAAGTATCGCGAGCTCGGTACCGATTCGGAGCATCCGGCGATCTGCGCCGATTGCGCGGCGGTCGTCCGCGGATTAGTCTGA